The sequence below is a genomic window from Alphaproteobacteria bacterium.
TGCAATCCGCGATTGCGAATGCTGAAAACAACCACCAACTTGATGTTGATCGTTTGGTCGTTGTGGAAGCAACCGTAGGCCGCGCTTTTGTTTTGAAGCGTTTCCATGCGCGTGGTCGTGGTAAGGGTGATGGCATTCAAAAGCCATACAGCAACCTGCGTATCGTTGTACGTGAAGTTGAAGAAGTGAAGAAAGTTAAGAAGACAAATCCGAAGGCAGCGAAAACCGCTGCCCCAAAAACCACTAAGCCAAAGAAATAAGGGGCGACAATGGGTCAGAAAGTTAATCCAGTAGGTCTGCGTTTAGGCATCATCCGTACTTGGGATAGCCGTTGGTTTGCAGGTAAGGAATATGGTGGTCTTCTTCACGAAGATTTCGAAATCCGCGAATACCTTACCGACAAGCTGAAGCAAGCAGGTGTTGCACGTGTTGTGATTGAACGCCCGGCTAAGAAAGCTCGCGTGACCATTCACTCCGCACGTCCAGGCGTAGTAATCGGCAAGAAGGGTGCGGATATTGAAAAGTTGAAGTCAGATATCGGCAAGATGACCGCTTCCGAAGTAAGCCTCAACATCGTTGAAATCCGCAAGCCAGAACTGGATTCAACTCTTGTTGCAGAAAACATCGCACAACAATTGGAACGCCGCGTGGCTTTCCGTCGCGCCATGAAGCGTGCAGTACAAACCGCGATGCGTTTGGGTGCACTGGGTATTCGTATCAACTGCTCTGGCCGTTTAGGCGGCGCAGAAATCGCACGTATGGAATGGTACCGCGAAGGACGCGTTCCATTGCACACACTTCGCGCTGACGTGGATTACGGTGTTGCAACCGCACAAACCACCTACGGCGCATGCGGCGTAAAAGTTTGGATTTTCAAGGGCGAAATTCTGGATCACGATCCAGGCGCTGTTGAACGTCGCCAATTGGAAGGATCTGCATCACGCACCTAATCGGTTCGTTATTCGGAAAACAAGGATAAGAAAATGTTACAGCCAAAGAAAACAAAGTACCGCAAAGGCCACAAAGGTCGCATTCATGGCGCAGCAAAAGCTGGTTACACACTGGCATTTGGTTCATTCGGCTTAAAGGCAATGGAACCAGAACGTATCACTGCCCGCCAGATTGAAGCAGCTCGCCGTGCAATTGCGCGTCATATGAAACGCCAAGGCCGCGTATGGATCCGGATGTTCCCGGATGTTCCAGTATCACGCAAGCCTGCTGAAGTACGTATGGGTTCAGGTAAGGGTACCCCAGAATTTTGGGTAATGCGCGTTCATGCAGGCCGCATCATGTTTGAAATTGATGGTGTCAGCCCGCAAATCGCTCGTGAAGCATTTGATCTTGCTTCGGCCAAGCTGCCGATCAAGACCAAGATGGTCACGCGTATTGCGGCATAAGGATTTAGGAGTAAGCGACGAGCGGTTGTGTGAAGCACAGAGCGAGTAGCAATATGGAGAAGAGTTATGGGTCTAGTTAAGGCAAGCGATATCAGAACAAAGTCAGATGATGAATTGAAAGATCAGCTTTCAGTTCTTCGCAAGGAACAATTCAACCTGCGTTTTCAAAAGAGCACAGGTCAATTGGCTAAGCCTGCACGTTCCGGTCATGTAAAAAAAGAAATCGCGAAGGTTTTGACTATTCAAAACCAACGTCGCGCTAAACAGAAAGCCAAAGGTTAAGGAGTAATTATGCCACGTCGTGTTTTACAAGGTGTTGTTGTTAGCGATAAAGCAGACAAGACCATCACCGTTCTTGTTGAACGTAAGGTGATGCACCCGATTTACAAAAAATTCGTGAAGAATTCGAAGAAGTATCTGGCGCATGACGAAAACGAACAAGCCAAGCTTGGTCAAACAGTGGACATCATTGAATGCCGTCCGATTTCCAAGCGCAAGAAATGGATGCTCGTTGGCGGCGGCGAAGTAGGCACAGCAGCTCCAAAGGTTGCGGCAAAGGCGCCAGCAAAAGAACCAAAGAAGAAAGTTGCGAAAGCAAAGTAGTTTTAGGCACGGAATACAAGTTAGGGAAAACGGTCATGATACAACAAGAATCAACCCTCGAAGTTGCTGATAACAGCGGCGCAAAGAAGGTGATGTGCATTAAGGTGCTGGGCGGTTCCAAGCGCAAAGTGGCTTCGGTGGGCGACGTTATCGTTGTCTCCATCAAAGATGCCATTCCACGTGGCCGCGTTAAGAAGGGTGATGTGCACAAAGCCGTTATCGTTCGCACCAAGTACGATGTGAAGCGCGACGATGGTTCGACCATCCGTTTTGATCGCAATGCTGCCGTGTTGATCAACAAGGATCGTGAACCGATCGGTACCCGTATTTTTGGACCAGTTGTACGCGAACTCCGCGCGCTCGGTTTCATGAAGATCATCTCGCTCGCTGGCGAAGTTCTATAAGGACCAAGGAATAAGATTATGAAACAGAAGATCAAAAAGAACGACAAAGTTATCGTGCTTGCTGGCAAAGATAAAGGCAAGACAGGCGAAGTTCTGGCAGTGATGCCAAAGGAAAGCCGCGTATTGGTTTCCGGTGTAAATATGATTACTCGTGCAACCAAGCCAAGCGCACAAAGCACCGGCGGTCTGGTTCGCAAGGAAGCATCCATCCACATTTCGAATGTTGCGCATGTTGATCCAAAGACCGGTAAAGCAACACGAACCAGCGTGAAGCAATTGGGCAACGGCGAAAAGGCACTCGTTGCCAGAAAGTCTGGCGAAGAAATTCGCCGGGTATAATTTAGGAGAGCGTTATGGCTAAGGTTGAAGCAAGATTAAAACAGCACTACGAGAAGGTGGTTCGTCCAGCCCTCATCGAGCGTTTCAAGTATGAGAACGTCATGGAAGTGCCACGCCTTGAAAAAATCGTTATCAACATGGGTGTTGGTGAAGGCGTAAACGATAACAAGAAAGTAACGCAAGCTGCTGAAGAACTGACCCTGATTGCAGGTCAACGCGCAACCGTTACACGGGCCAAGAAAGCGATTGCTACCTTTAAAACCCGCGCCAAATTGCCAATTGGGTGCAAGGTAACTTTGCGCCGTGCGCACATGTATGAATTCTTGGATAGATTAGTAAACATGGCATTGCCACGTGTACGCGACTTCCGTGGTATTCCAACCCGCAGCTTTGATGGCAATGGCAACTACGCCATGGGCCTGAAAGAGCAATTGGTTTTCCCTGAAATCAATTACGACAAGATTGGTGAAATTCGTGGCATGGACATTGTGTTCGTGACATCCGCAAAAACCGATGAAGAAGCACGAGCATTGCTCGAAGGCTTCTCCATGCCATTTATCAAATAGTGGAGTTAAAGTAATGGCCAAAACAAGCGCTATTGAACGTAACAAGAAACGTGAACGTATGGTTAAAGGCAAGGCCGCAAAGCGCAAAGCGCTTAAGGCGATTTGTGCCAACCGCGAATTGCCAATCGAAGAACGCTTTGCTGCAACCTTGAAGCTTGCACAAATGCCGCGTAATTCAAGCCGCACCCGCATTCACAACCGCTGCGAACTCACGGGCCGTCCACGTTCGTATTACCGCAAGTTCAAATTGTGCCGTATTAAATTTCGCGACCTTGCGTCATCAGGAAGAATTCCTGGTTGCGTCAAGTCCAGCTGGTAAGGAAGGAAAATAAGCATCATGACGATGACAGATCCAATCGGTGATATGCTCACCCGCATACGTAACGGACAAATGGCCAAGCTGGCAACAGTTGAAAGCCCAATGTCAGTGTTTCGTAAGCACGTATTAGAAGTGCTACAACGCGAAGGCTATATCCGTACGTTCAGCGAAGAAGACCGTGGCAATGGCCGCAGCGCGCTGATTATCGAATTAAAGTATCACGAAGGTGAGCCAGCCATCCGCCGTATTGACCGCGTGTCAACACCGGGTCGCCGCGTTTATGCTCGTATTAAAGATTTGCCACGCGTTTACAACGGCCTTGGCATTTCCATTTTGTCAACACCGCAAGGTGTGATGTCGGATAACGAAGCACGCGCAGCCCATGTGGGTGGTGAAGTGCTTTGCCGAGTATTCTAATTTTATAGGTTGAACGGGGAAGTAACATGTCACGCGTAGGTCAAAAACCAGTAACATTGCCGTCAGGTGTAACGGCAGATATCAAAGGTCAGGCTGTTGCCGTAAAAGGCAAGCTCGGCACGCTGAACATCAATGTTGATAGCAATGTTGAAGTGAAGCTTGTTGACGGCAAGGTTGTGCTGACGCCGCGCAATGACTCACGCCAGACCCGCATGATCTGGGCAACGTCACGCAACTTGCTTGCCAGCATGGTCGAAGGTGTTTCAAACGGCTTCAAGACCGTACTCGAAATCGAAGGTGTTGGTTTCAAGGCTGCTGTTCAAGGCAAGGATTTGATTTTGAACATTGGCTTCAGCCACGAAGTACGCTTCCCAATTCCAGAAGGCATTGCAATCAAGGCTGAAAAGCCAACCTTGCTTTCCATCACGGGTATCGACAAACAACGCGTTGGTCAGGTGGCTGCGGTTATTCGCGGTTACAAGCGTCCTGAACCTTATAAGGGTAAAGGCATCCGCTATCAGGGCGAAAAGATTCAACGTAAAGAAGGTAAGAAGAAGTAATGCGTAGCGGTTGTGCGAAGCACAGAGCGAAGTAAAAGAGAAGGTATTAGGAGTTAGCTATGTTAAGCAACAAAGATAAATTTGCCCGTCGTAAGCAGCGTGTTCGCACACGTCTTGCACGCCTAACCGAAACCGGTAAGGGTCGTTTGCGCTTGTCGATTTTCCGTTCAAGCAAGCACATGGTCGCGCAAATTATTGACGACACCAAAGACGTAACCATCGCCATGGCATCCACCATGGATAAGGACTTGCGCAAGTCGCTCAAGACCACTGCAAACAAAGATGCAGCGGTAGCAGTTGGCAAGTTGCTTGCACAACGCGCAATCAAAGCGGGTGTTAAACAAGTTGCATTTGACCGTGCAGGTTACCTTTACCATGGCCGCGTAAAAGCGCTGGCTGAAGGTGCACGTGAAGGCGGATTAGAATTTTAATTTTGAGAGGGTACATTAATGGCGCAACGTCCTAAAAAACAAGAAGACGATAACAACAAGCGTTCTGAAAACCGTGGCGGTGAGCAACGCGGTGGTGAACAGGGCGAAAACCCGTTTATCGAAAAGCTGGTTGCCGTAAACCGCGTTGCCAAAGTGGTGAAGGGCGGTAAGCGTTTTGGTTTTGCAGCGCTGATGGTGATTGGCGATCAAAAAGGTCGCATTGGTTTTGCGCACGCAAAGGCACGCGAAGTGCCCGATGCAGTGAAGAAAGCAACCGAAGCAGCTAAACGTAACATGATCCGCATCCCATTGCGTGAAGGCCGCACCATTCATCACGATGTGTATGGCCATTTTGGTGCGGGTAAGGTTGTACTTCGCACGGCTCCTCCTGGTACCGGTATCATTTCAGGCGGACCAATGCGCGCGGTATTCGAAGTGCTGGGCGTACAAGACGTTATTTCCAAGTCGGTTGGTTCATCCAATCCGCACAACATGATCCTTGCAACCCTGGAAGCACTGAAGTCAACCGTCAGCCCACGCCAAGTTGCAAACCGTCGTAACAAGAAAGTCAGCGACATTGTTGGCAAGCAAAAAGAATATGGCGGCAAACTTGATGCAGAAGCTGCAACAAAAGAATCCGCGAAAGAGGAGTAAACAATGAAACTGAACGAAATTCGCGATAACAAAGGTGCACGTAAACGCCCGATGATTGTTGGCCGTGGTATCGGCTCTGCACAAGGAAAGACATCAGGCCGCGGCGTAAAGGGTCAAAAGGCACGTACCGGCGTTCGCTTGAAAGCGTTCGAAGGTGGTCAGATGCCATTGTACCGCCGTATGCCAAAGCGTGGATTTAATAATCCAAATGCAACGCAATACGCAGTGATGAACATTGGCGCCTTGCAACAAGCAATTGATGCGGGTCGTTTGAATGCCAAAGAAACCATTACCCAGGAAATGATGATTTTGGCTGGCGTTGTCAACAATGCAACTGGCGGCGTGAGCTTGCTGGCAAAAGGTGCGCTCAAGGCTAAAGTGAATGTGGTTGTTGCGCGCGCTTCTAAATCAGCTGTTGCTGCAATTGAAAAGCTGGGTGGCAAAGTTACCATTGCTGGCGCTGAAGCAGCTGCTGCGTAATCGCACATTGGCTTAACGCACTGCACAAATCATGATGATTAGGGAATGCCGGCGCAGGTGTCTTATACACTGGCCGGCATTTTCATTTGCACTATATGACCAGTCACTGTAAATTTTGCTAAGTAATTTAAGTCCTTCCATCACTTTCATACCCTCCGAGGAACGCATGGCATCCGCCGCAGAGCAACTAGCCTCTAACATCAATCTTGGTACCTTTGGTAAGGCAACTGAACTTAAGCAGCGCATTATGTTCACGCTGCTTGCGCTGATTGTTTACCGTCTTGGAACCTATATCCCTGTTCCGGGTATTGACCCTGTTGTATTGGAAGAATTCTTCCAGCAGCAATCGCGCGGTGTGCTTGGCATGGTTGATATTTTTGCTGGCGGCGCGCTTAGCCGTATGACGATTTTTGCACTCAGCATCATGCCGTATATTTCATCATCGATTATCGTTCAATTGATGACCGCCGTACTTCCGCAACTGGAAGCCATGAAGAAGGAAGGTGAAGCTGGCCGTGCCAAGCTCAATCAATACACGCGCTACCTCACAGTGTTCTTGGCGCTGATTCAATCTTATGCACTTGCAACAGGTCTTGAACACATGATGGGGCCATCTGGTCCTGCCGTGCCGGAAGCAGGTTTGCTATTCCGTCTAACAACCACTGTTACCTTAACGGCTGGCACATTGTTCTTGATGTGGCTTGGTGAACAAATCACCAGTCGCGGTATTGGTAACGGCACATCGCTAATTATTTTCTCCAGCATCGTAGCGCGTATTCCATTCTCGATCGTGAATGCTTTGGAATTGGGACGTACAGGCGCGTTATCTGTTGGCGTAATTATCCTGCTCATCATCATTATTCTGGCGGTGATTTATTTTGTGGTGTTTATGGAGCGCGCACAGCGCCGTGTATTGGTGCAATATCCAAAACGCCAAGTTGGCAATAAGGTCTATGGCGGTGAAGCAAGCCATTTGCCATTAAAGCTGAATTCCTCGGGCGTTATTCCGGCGATTTTCTCAAGCTCGCTCTTGCTCTTGCCACTTACTGCTATTGGCTTCTTGGGCGCAGACGCATCATCGCCTTGGGCGCAGTGGATTTCACAGCATCTTGGCCATGGCAGCCCGCTGTTCATGTTCCTTTATGCTGCACTGATTATCTTCTTCAGCTTTTTCTATACAGCGGTTGTGTTTAATCCCAAAGATACCGCTGATAATCTGAAGAAATATGGTGGCTTCATTCCGGGGATTCGCCCAGGTAACAACACCGCTGATTATCTTGATCATATTCTTACCCGTTTAACGGTTCTGGGCGCGATTTACATGGCGATTGTATGTTTGCTGCCAGAATTTTTGACGGCGGAATTTTCCATTCCATTCTACTTTGGCGGCACTAGCTTGTTGATTGTGGTGTCGGTAACCATGGATACGGTTGCGCGCATTCAATCCCAGCTTTTGGCGCACCAATATGAAGGCCTAATCAAGAAAGCAAATCTCAAAGGAAAACGTAACTAATGAGCGCAGCGGCAGAACCTATTATTTTACTTGGACCCCCAGGCGCTGGTAAAGGCACGCAAGCCCGCCGCCTCGAAGAACACTATGGCCTGGTGCAGCTTTCAACAGGCGATGTATTGCGCGCTGCTGTAAAAGCCGGAACGCCATTAGGCCGTGAAGCCAAAACCTATATGGATGCAGGCAAGCTTGTTCCAGATGATTTGATTATCCGCCTCATTGAAGAATGGATGCAAAAGCCTGAAGCTAAAAAAGGCTTTATCCTTGATGGTTTCCCGCGCACCGTTCCGCAAGCCAAGGCGCTGGATGCGATGCTGCAAAAGCGCAGCATGAAGTTAAAAGCTGTCGTAGAAATGAAAGTGGATGACAAGGCTTTGGTAGAGCGCGTGTCAGGCCGTTTTAGTTGTGCAAAATGCGGCGAAGGTTATCATGACAGCTTCAAGCCGCTGAAAAAAGCGGGCGAATGTGATAAGTGCCAAGGCAAGGAATTTGTTCGCCGCCCTGATGATAATGCGGAAACAATGAAGACACGCCTTGAAGCCTATCATGCGCAGACTGCGCCTATTATTCCATACTACCGCGACCAAGGTATTTTAGTGCAGGTAGATGGCATGGGCGAGATGAATGATGTCTATGCCGAGATTAAAAGCGTTCTAAAACTTGCTTAGAACTCTAACTGCGGCGTTGGCTTTTCGCCGATTTCTGCGCTTCCGGGGCTCACGTACTCCAGCGTACGCTGC
It includes:
- the rpsQ gene encoding 30S ribosomal protein S17 translates to MPRRVLQGVVVSDKADKTITVLVERKVMHPIYKKFVKNSKKYLAHDENEQAKLGQTVDIIECRPISKRKKWMLVGGGEVGTAAPKVAAKAPAKEPKKKVAKAK
- the rplV gene encoding 50S ribosomal protein L22, with protein sequence MSKSANPREVADNEAMAIARTVRSGARKLNLVAQMIRGKKASAALTMLAFNERRVSKEVYKVLQSAIANAENNHQLDVDRLVVVEATVGRAFVLKRFHARGRGKGDGIQKPYSNLRIVVREVEEVKKVKKTNPKAAKTAAPKTTKPKK
- a CDS encoding adenylate kinase, which translates into the protein MSAAAEPIILLGPPGAGKGTQARRLEEHYGLVQLSTGDVLRAAVKAGTPLGREAKTYMDAGKLVPDDLIIRLIEEWMQKPEAKKGFILDGFPRTVPQAKALDAMLQKRSMKLKAVVEMKVDDKALVERVSGRFSCAKCGEGYHDSFKPLKKAGECDKCQGKEFVRRPDDNAETMKTRLEAYHAQTAPIIPYYRDQGILVQVDGMGEMNDVYAEIKSVLKLA
- the rplX gene encoding 50S ribosomal protein L24 codes for the protein MMKQKIKKNDKVIVLAGKDKGKTGEVLAVMPKESRVLVSGVNMITRATKPSAQSTGGLVRKEASIHISNVAHVDPKTGKATRTSVKQLGNGEKALVARKSGEEIRRV
- the rplP gene encoding 50S ribosomal protein L16 yields the protein MLQPKKTKYRKGHKGRIHGAAKAGYTLAFGSFGLKAMEPERITARQIEAARRAIARHMKRQGRVWIRMFPDVPVSRKPAEVRMGSGKGTPEFWVMRVHAGRIMFEIDGVSPQIAREAFDLASAKLPIKTKMVTRIAA
- the rplE gene encoding 50S ribosomal protein L5, with the translated sequence MAKVEARLKQHYEKVVRPALIERFKYENVMEVPRLEKIVINMGVGEGVNDNKKVTQAAEELTLIAGQRATVTRAKKAIATFKTRAKLPIGCKVTLRRAHMYEFLDRLVNMALPRVRDFRGIPTRSFDGNGNYAMGLKEQLVFPEINYDKIGEIRGMDIVFVTSAKTDEEARALLEGFSMPFIK
- the rpsC gene encoding 30S ribosomal protein S3, yielding MGQKVNPVGLRLGIIRTWDSRWFAGKEYGGLLHEDFEIREYLTDKLKQAGVARVVIERPAKKARVTIHSARPGVVIGKKGADIEKLKSDIGKMTASEVSLNIVEIRKPELDSTLVAENIAQQLERRVAFRRAMKRAVQTAMRLGALGIRINCSGRLGGAEIARMEWYREGRVPLHTLRADVDYGVATAQTTYGACGVKVWIFKGEILDHDPGAVERRQLEGSASRT
- the rplR gene encoding 50S ribosomal protein L18: MLSNKDKFARRKQRVRTRLARLTETGKGRLRLSIFRSSKHMVAQIIDDTKDVTIAMASTMDKDLRKSLKTTANKDAAVAVGKLLAQRAIKAGVKQVAFDRAGYLYHGRVKALAEGAREGGLEF
- the rplF gene encoding 50S ribosomal protein L6: MSRVGQKPVTLPSGVTADIKGQAVAVKGKLGTLNINVDSNVEVKLVDGKVVLTPRNDSRQTRMIWATSRNLLASMVEGVSNGFKTVLEIEGVGFKAAVQGKDLILNIGFSHEVRFPIPEGIAIKAEKPTLLSITGIDKQRVGQVAAVIRGYKRPEPYKGKGIRYQGEKIQRKEGKKK
- the rplO gene encoding 50S ribosomal protein L15; its protein translation is MKLNEIRDNKGARKRPMIVGRGIGSAQGKTSGRGVKGQKARTGVRLKAFEGGQMPLYRRMPKRGFNNPNATQYAVMNIGALQQAIDAGRLNAKETITQEMMILAGVVNNATGGVSLLAKGALKAKVNVVVARASKSAVAAIEKLGGKVTIAGAEAAAA
- the rpsE gene encoding 30S ribosomal protein S5, whose translation is MAQRPKKQEDDNNKRSENRGGEQRGGEQGENPFIEKLVAVNRVAKVVKGGKRFGFAALMVIGDQKGRIGFAHAKAREVPDAVKKATEAAKRNMIRIPLREGRTIHHDVYGHFGAGKVVLRTAPPGTGIISGGPMRAVFEVLGVQDVISKSVGSSNPHNMILATLEALKSTVSPRQVANRRNKKVSDIVGKQKEYGGKLDAEAATKESAKEE
- the rpmC gene encoding 50S ribosomal protein L29; its protein translation is MGLVKASDIRTKSDDELKDQLSVLRKEQFNLRFQKSTGQLAKPARSGHVKKEIAKVLTIQNQRRAKQKAKG
- the rplN gene encoding 50S ribosomal protein L14, which gives rise to MIQQESTLEVADNSGAKKVMCIKVLGGSKRKVASVGDVIVVSIKDAIPRGRVKKGDVHKAVIVRTKYDVKRDDGSTIRFDRNAAVLINKDREPIGTRIFGPVVRELRALGFMKIISLAGEVL
- the secY gene encoding preprotein translocase subunit SecY → MASAAEQLASNINLGTFGKATELKQRIMFTLLALIVYRLGTYIPVPGIDPVVLEEFFQQQSRGVLGMVDIFAGGALSRMTIFALSIMPYISSSIIVQLMTAVLPQLEAMKKEGEAGRAKLNQYTRYLTVFLALIQSYALATGLEHMMGPSGPAVPEAGLLFRLTTTVTLTAGTLFLMWLGEQITSRGIGNGTSLIIFSSIVARIPFSIVNALELGRTGALSVGVIILLIIIILAVIYFVVFMERAQRRVLVQYPKRQVGNKVYGGEASHLPLKLNSSGVIPAIFSSSLLLLPLTAIGFLGADASSPWAQWISQHLGHGSPLFMFLYAALIIFFSFFYTAVVFNPKDTADNLKKYGGFIPGIRPGNNTADYLDHILTRLTVLGAIYMAIVCLLPEFLTAEFSIPFYFGGTSLLIVVSVTMDTVARIQSQLLAHQYEGLIKKANLKGKRN
- the rpsN gene encoding 30S ribosomal protein S14, which translates into the protein MAKTSAIERNKKRERMVKGKAAKRKALKAICANRELPIEERFAATLKLAQMPRNSSRTRIHNRCELTGRPRSYYRKFKLCRIKFRDLASSGRIPGCVKSSW
- the rpsH gene encoding 30S ribosomal protein S8, which translates into the protein MTMTDPIGDMLTRIRNGQMAKLATVESPMSVFRKHVLEVLQREGYIRTFSEEDRGNGRSALIIELKYHEGEPAIRRIDRVSTPGRRVYARIKDLPRVYNGLGISILSTPQGVMSDNEARAAHVGGEVLCRVF